A stretch of Coccidioides posadasii str. Silveira chromosome 2, complete sequence DNA encodes these proteins:
- a CDS encoding uncharacterized protein (EggNog:ENOG410PSKJ~COG:C~BUSCO:16355at33183), whose product MASGYGTSGGPSRCFPFWQKLLACYVVNSGEGENGKLKCVPVMEDYYECLHHKKEAARTRALQNAYRKALAAHPRENVPRAEQISSLGLLGKEEDTKLVLESR is encoded by the exons GCCCGTCGCGGTGCTTTCCCTTCTGGCAGAAGCTTCTCGCCTGCTACGTCGTCAACTcgggagaaggagaaaatgGAAAGTTGAAGTGCGTGCCGGTAATGGAGGACTACTACGAGTGCCTACACCACAAAAAGGAG GCTGCCAGAACGAGAGCGCTACAGAATGCCTACCGCAAGGCCCTTGCCGCCCACCCGCGAGAAAACGTCCCGAGAGCAGAGCAGATCAGTTCCCTGGGCTTGTTGGGCAAAGAGGAAGATACAAAGTTGGTTTTAGAATCGCGGTAA